The DNA window TTCGACGCCCTGCGCAGCCTGTACTTCGAGGCGTGCTGCTACCTGGAGCTGATGCCGGACAGGAACCTGCCCGCGTACCAACACGACGCTCCGGGCAAGGGCTTCCTGCGCTGGCTGGAGCTGCTCACGCGCGCGCTCCAACCGGAGGCCACCCGCGTCACGCACCGCTCCTTCGAGCCGCGCGACGGACAGTTCATCTTCGCCCCGCTGCCGCCCGAGGTGCTGGAGAGCGGCGAGCTGTACCTGCTGGTGCAGCGCCGCCAGGCCGGTGAGCCGCTCCCGGTGGATGGCGTGAAGCTGGCGGGGCCCTCGCGGCTCGCCACCGTGCGCCGCATGGCGCTCAAGGGCATCCCCTTCAACCACGTCCCGCACCCCTCGTTCCCTCACGCGTTGGGGCCAGAGATCGACTGGTACCAGCTGGTCCAGGGCGAGGAGTGGCAGTTCGCGCTGAGGGAGAACGGCCTCGCCTTCTACACCACGCCCGCGCTCCAGGGCGCCCAGGTGTCCCTCTTCTGGCGCAGGGCGTGACATGGGGCGCCCCTCCTTTCTCGACAAGTTCGCCAGCCGGGGCAGCACCCGCGCGGGTCCGCGCCAGGGCGGCAACGAGCTGGAGCACGTGCTGCGCAACCTGGAGGCCGTGCTCAACACCAAGGCGGGCTACGGCTTCTTCCGCCGCGACTTCGGCCTGGGTGCGTACACGGAGAAGTACGGCACGCGCGAGCTGGTGGAGACGCTCACCCGCGAGCTGCGCGAAGAGATTGCGAACCACGAGCCGCGCCTGTCCCAGGTGGAGCTGACGATGCGCGGGCGCGACGCGAGCCTGTGGCTCCACTTCGGACTGGTGGGAATCATCGCGGGCGAGCGTCACAAGCTGCGGCTGCGATTCGACACGCTCAGCGGACATGTCCGCGTGGAGGTGGAGCCATGACTCCCGGCACGTTTCACGACCGGCTGACGGTGTCCGTCACGCTCACCACGGCGGGCACGCCGCACGCCATTCCTCCCGGTGATGTGAAGTCCTTCGCGCTGGAGCTGCGCTCCTGGGGCTTCGAGGGACAGGTGGAGTTCGACGTCGCGGACAACACCTCCGCGGGCGGCCTGGAGACAGACCCGCTCAAGAGCGCCTTCCTCGAGCAGGACCTCATGGAGGTGCAGCTCGAGGTGAAGGCCATCCACACCGACGCGGCGACGCAGCCCGCGCTCACCTCGCTGAAGGTGAAGGGGTTGGTGTCGGAGCGCTCGCTGGTGGAGATTCCCGCGGCCCCCGCGCCGGGTGCGCCGCTCTTGCACCGCCGCTACCAGGTGCGCTTCCTGGACCCGGCGCGCCTCCTGTGGAGCCAGCACTTCCCCAGCGTGCTCTACACGCACAAGACGATGAAGAACGTGCTGGATGCCCACAAGGGCTCGCACATCACCTTCACGTATGACTGGAGCGCGGGGCTCGACACGTCCTGTCCGCAGCTCTTCCTGGGCCTGACGCCCGAGCACGGCGCCAGCTTCTACGACTTCCTGCTGTGGTACGTGGACACACGCAACGGCGTGTTCGCCTACGACTACGCGGCGGCGAAGTACACGCTGACCACCGCGAAGTCCTCCGCGGGGACGCCCGTGGACCTGCTGCCGCTGGAGGTGGAGTCGCTGGGGATTCGCTTCCCGGAGGTGCCCCGGCACGAGGTGACGGTGCTCAACGCGGTGGCGCAGGGGCCGGTCACCACGCCCATCACCCAGGAGCGCGCCGTCACGGGCATCCGGCAGGACGTGCTCCTGCGCACCCCCATCAGCCACCAGGTCGATGCGCGCGTCTCACTGGAGACCGCGCGGCTCAAGGTCCGGAGCAAGGAAGTGGACCTGACGTGGAGGCGCTTTCCGGCCAAGGCCCTTGTCCCCGGCATGCAGGTGAAGCTGCCCACCGCCCAGGCCTGGGCCGCGGCGGGACTGACGGGCGGCCAGACGTTCCGCGTGCGGTCCGTCGCGTTGCGGGGGAACGCGCTCGCGTCCTCACCGGACGCGGAGCACCTGGCGAAGAACGCGGGGTTCCACTTCTCCATGCACACCGTCCTGGAGACCCAGGCGGAGACCTGGGCGGAGCTCCCCGCATACCTCCCGCCGGACTGGCCCACCTACGTGGAGGGCATCATCGTCAGCGAGGTGGGGGAGCAGACCCACGAGACGTGGCAGGCCTACACCGACAGCGCCACCTCCCAGGATGGCTACAAGGTGAAGATTCCCCTCTGGGAGAACCAGATCGTCACCCTCCCCTTCAACCCCAACCTGTTGCCCGGGCACTTCTACTTCCCGGCCTACAAGGGGGAGCGGGTGCTGGTGGGACTGGACTTCCAGCAGGCCTGGCTCAAGC is part of the Myxococcus landrumus genome and encodes:
- a CDS encoding GPW/gp25 family protein, with amino-acid sequence MGRPSFLDKFASRGSTRAGPRQGGNELEHVLRNLEAVLNTKAGYGFFRRDFGLGAYTEKYGTRELVETLTRELREEIANHEPRLSQVELTMRGRDASLWLHFGLVGIIAGERHKLRLRFDTLSGHVRVEVEP